The genomic region GTTTTGGAGGTCAGGAAGCCGTCGGCGTCGAACTCGTACTCCGCGCCACCAGCCGTGAGCAGCCGGTCTTCATCATCATATGTGAAGCTGCGGCTCACGATACCGCGCAGGACGTTGGTTTCGGTGAGGCGCTCGCCTTGCGGGCCGTAGGTGTAGCGCTCCAGCTCGCTGCCCGTACCATCACGGACCACGGTGAGGCGGCCGAAACCATCGTACTCGTACTGATATTCGAATGTAACGCCGTCGATAACTTCTGTTTTGGCAATGATGCGCCCCACGTCATCGCGGGTCAGGGCCACTTCGCCCACCGCTTTGCCGTTCACGGTGAGGGTTTGGTTTTCCACTTCCCCATACCCATTGAACTCGCGTTCCAGATAGGCCGTCCCATCATCCACGGCGAGTGGGAGCCCGTTGCCAGCATCGCGTTTAATGGCGAAATCTCCGATGGTGGTCAGCAGACCGCCGCTATCATAGTCGAATTCTTCAACGCCTTCAGCATACCCGAAGGATTCCAGCTGCATTGTTTCGTTATAGCCGAAGGTGAGCAACGCATTGAGTTCGCCACCTTGCAGCAGGGAGGTGACCAGCGGGCCGTCGTACTCGTAGTTCAGGGACTCCGTGCCCATAGTGATGGTGCCAATCTTGGACGAGCAAAGGTAGTCCATGACCACGTCGCCTTCGGGCGTTTTCACGCGGCGGAGTTGACCATTTTCGTAGACGTTCTCTATAGCTGCGCCGCTGGGGAAGATCGTCCGCTTCAGCCGCCGACTACGGTCATACTCATAGCGGTAGCTAGACGACAGGGGCGGATTGTAAGCCACATTCTTATTGACGTTGTTGTATGAAAAGCCGTGGTCCACATTAGAGGGTACAGTGAGCACATTAAGATTACCGTTTTTGTCCCAATCGAAACGAACTGTGCTTTCATCCGGCCTTGTCACGCTGGTGACACGGTCCATAGAATCATATGTGTAGCTCGTGGTCCGATTCTGTGCGTCAGTTACTGTCGCCACATTGCCTTGGCTGTCGTAGCTATAGGCGATCGTGCGGTTACCGGACGTAATTCCAGTAACCCGGCCGTGGTCGTCGTATTGATATCGAGTGTCGTATAGCCCGGCCATTGAGACTCTTGACGTGAGAAGTGTTTGAGGATCGTATTCCGTAGCGATCTCTCTTCCTTCTCCTGTACGGAGAAGACGCAGGCCATCCATAATCTGAACAGACAAACTTGCTCCAAATCCGCCAGAAACAGAGTGATAATCGACGTATCTATAGAGCGTGCCATTTTGATCTTTGTATAGGATTCGGGGGGTGAATATCTCTTGTTCTCTCCCAGATGGGGTTGAGATAATCTTCTTACTCATAATCCTGTTTTCATTGAGTGGATCTATGAACCCATACTGCTTTATATTTGTGCCGCATGGGTATTGTGTCTCAAAATACCTGTTGTCATCTGATTTAAATGTTGTCTTTACGCCGCCTGCAGCATCGGTGTGAACAGTAATATAGCCTGTAGCATTTTGATATCGCTGGGTTTTGACCGTATCTCCTTCAGCAGTGATCCGAATCGTAGTAGGCATACCATCTTCGACTGTTCTTTCGTATAACCACAACCCACCTTCTAAGTCGGTGACCTGGTCTATGCGGCCTAAGCTTGAATAGTGGAAGTCGTAACGGTTTCCTTCCGGTTCAATTTTCGCGATCATTCGATGTTCGTCATCGTATTCAAATCGCAGGACGCCGCCGTCAGGGTAGAGAACGGCAACCAAGTCGCCTCTTCCGTCGATAAGTAAACCAGTGCGGTGCCCATCAGAATCAACGAAAGCCACTGGGGTGCCATCTATATTTCTTTCAATGGTTACGCTGTTGCCAAAACGGTCAATAATTTTACTTAAGAACCCCATCGCATATTCGAAGCGCCCCACCTCAACATGATTCATAAGATCTATCGTAGCAACATGGTTGTTTTCATCATCAGCCGCATAGCCCAAATCGTTGCTATCAGGGTAGACTGTGCCTGAAAAATCAAATGGAGCAACTGTAGTTAATACTTTAACTACTCCATTTGCAGAATAATATTGGTCTCCATTTGGCCCAAAATCTGAGTCTTGAGCAAAGAAAACCTCTAAATCTTCAGGGGGATTAGATACAACATGAATAATCCCATCGTAATTTATGGAAAATATATTAGAGTTGTTTCCTGTGTATATTTTTCCAGTATCATCAACATACAGTTTGTTAATACCGCTTAAGTCGGCATTTATGCCTAAAACTCCATTTGGATATGCAGGTCCCCCTCCAGCAATAGTATGTAATTTTCCATCGGGAGAAATAAATCTAATTCTGGATTGATTTTCGATAAAGTAAATGAATCCATCTGGTCCTATGCTTACCGGTCCTAATCCGTTGAATGTGTACTCACGCGCTGATTGTCCATCTGCATACCCATCATCATTGCTGTCCGGTTAAGCCCAAAGAAAAACGTCCAAATCCTCCAGGATTTGTGCTATGGAATTGGTGTCTAAGCAACTCACACAAAAGGAGAAT from Oceanidesulfovibrio indonesiensis harbors:
- a CDS encoding RHS repeat domain-containing protein → MGYAADDENNHVATIDLMNHVEVGRFEYAMGFLSKIIDRFGNSVTIERNIDGTPVAFVDSDGHRTGLLIDGRGDLVAVLYPDGGVLRFEYDDEHRMIAKIEPEGNRYDFHYSSLGRIDQVTDLEGGLWLYERTVEDGMPTTIRITAEGDTVKTQRYQNATGYITVHTDAAGGVKTTFKSDDNRYFETQYPCGTNIKQYGFIDPLNENRIMSKKIISTPSGREQEIFTPRILYKDQNGTLYRYVDYHSVSGGFGASLSVQIMDGLRLLRTGEGREIATEYDPQTLLTSRVSMAGLYDTRYQYDDHGRVTGITSGNRTIAYSYDSQGNVATVTDAQNRTTSYTYDSMDRVTSVTRPDESTVRFDWDKNGNLNVLTVPSNVDHGFSYNNVNKNVAYNPPLSSSYRYEYDRSRRLKRTIFPSGAAIENVYENGQLRRVKTPEGDVVMDYLCSSKIGTITMGTESLNYEYDGPLVTSLLQGGELNALLTFGYNETMQLESFGYAEGVEEFDYDSGGLLTTIGDFAIKRDAGNGLPLAVDDGTAYLEREFNGYGEVENQTLTVNGKAVGEVALTRDDVGRIIAKTEVIDGVTFEYQYEYDGFGRLTVVRDGTGSELERYTYGPQGERLTETNVLRGIVSRSFTYDDEDRLLTAGGAEYEFDADGFLTSKTDGSETTTYDYSSRGELKHVELPGGEVVEYRHDPMGRRVAKIMNGEVVEKYLWMGRTTLLAVYNGDGALKSRFLYADGRTPMGMIQDGETYYFAYDQVGSLRAVVDAEGSVVKTVRYDSFGNIIEDTNPELDVPFGFAGGLHDRDTGLVRFGYRDYDPDTGRWTAKDPIGFDGGDVNIYGYVCNHCCPVKPKEKRPNPPGFVLWNWCLSNSHKRRIWTWHTITQSFLNCYP